The following proteins are co-located in the Apium graveolens cultivar Ventura chromosome 5, ASM990537v1, whole genome shotgun sequence genome:
- the LOC141661314 gene encoding uncharacterized protein LOC141661314 has translation MVKQGSRRRIGDGEQTNVWHIPWLPGDNDGCLTSEMPQELKHIRVVNLMETGSKRWDEECKGYINGHTQRFGRKSGPWNYQDEDVTHVLFDCSYARSVWTHMGLTNVSTAGYEGHITDIIQHFAEKCSRGNFALILIVCWNLWNRRNRWVWDRVNVSEFGVQALIMNMLHEWKHKCAEGKRKGICTDGSLKRWRRPQHGWVKVNTDVALFLEWDNTGVRNVIRDEHDQFIRARNHKLQALYSPREAEALGLKEALLRVKELGYKRCVFETDAKELVEACRSAQGNTYFHLIVLDCIDLLKHYDEVLVDYVPRSANVVTHELARTTYSMSGVHEWVDTPPDCIRDVLIIDSIE, from the exons ATGGTTAAACAGGGAAGTAGAAGACGGATAGGAGATGGGGAGCAAACTAATGTGTGGCATATACCATGGTTGCCAGGTGATAATGACGGTTGTTTGACTAGTGAAATGCCTCAGGAGCTGAAACATATACGAGTGGTGAACTTAATGGAAACTGGTAGTAAACGCTGGGATGAGGAG TGCAAGGGATACATCAATGGTCACACGCAGCGTTTTGGAAGAAAATCTGGTCCTTGGAATTACCAG GATGAAGATGTCACTCATGTGCTATTTGATTGCTCGTATGCAAGGTCCGTATGGACTCATATGGGGTTGACAAATGTTAGTACGGCGGGATACGAAGGGCATATTACAGATATAATTCAACATTTTGCAGAGAAATGTTCACGAGGTAATTTTGCCTTGATTTTGATAGTATGTTGGAACTTATGGAATCGGAGGAACAGGTGGGTGTGGGATAGGGTGAATGTATCAGAATTTGGGGTCCAAGCACTGATAATGAACATGCTGCACGAATGGAAACATAAATGTGCAGAAGGTAAAAGGAAAGGGATATGTACAGATGGGAGTTTGAAGAGATGGCGTAGACCACAACACGGGTGGGTTAAAGTAAACACTGATGTCGCGTTGTTTTTGGAATGGGATAATACTGGAGTAAGAAATGTAATCAGAGATGAACATGACCAATTTATACGAGCAAGAAATCACAAATTGCAGGCTTTGTATAGTCCCAGAGAAGCTGAAGCACTAGGCCTTAAGGAAGCGTTATTGCGGGTGAAAGAGTTGGGATACAAAAGATGTGTATTTGAAACAGATGCGAAAGAGCTTGTGGAAGCATGTAGAAGCGCTCAAGGAAATACCTACTTTCATTTGATTGTGTTAGATTGTATTGATTTACTTAAGCACTATGATGAAGTGCTAGTAGACTATGTCCCGAGGTCTGCGAATGTAGTGACTCATGAGTTGGCACGAACTACTTATTCTATGTCAGGCGTCCATGAGTGGGTCGATACCCCTCCTGATTGTATTCGTGATGTGTTGATCATCGATTCTATTGAATAA